A genomic region of Miscanthus floridulus cultivar M001 chromosome 3, ASM1932011v1, whole genome shotgun sequence contains the following coding sequences:
- the LOC136545456 gene encoding dolichyl-diphosphooligosaccharide--protein glycosyltransferase 48 kDa subunit, translated as MATRRHALLLLLLAAAFASLLALAEAEGAEEGPRGRRLLVLLDDLAVRSSHSAFFGSLQARGFDLDFRLADDPKLSLHRYGQYLYDGLVLFAPSTPRFGGSVDQNAVLEFIDAGHDMILAADSSASDLIRGIATECGVDFDEDPEAMVIDHINYAVTDVEGDHTLIAGDDLIQSDVILGSKKIEAPVLFRGIGHMANPSNSLVLKVLSASPSAYSANPKTKLSSPPSLTGSAISLVSVMQARNNARVLISGSLDLFSNRFLKSGVQKAGSKTRYERAGNEQFVTETSKWVFHERGHLKAVNVKHHKVGETNEPGMYRINDDLEYSVEIYEWSGTSWKPYVADDVQLQFFMMSPYVLKTMSTDNKGLYSTSFKVPDVYGVFQFKVEYQRLGYTGLSFTKQIPVCPYKHNEYERFITSAYPYYTASFSTMGAFFIFSLVYLYHK; from the exons ATGGCGACGCGGCGCCACgccctcctcctactcctcctcgccgccgccttcGCGTCTCTCCTCGCGCTCGCGGAAGCTGAGGGCGCCGAAGAGGGGCCCCGCGGGCGGCGGCTGCTCGTCCTCCTGGACGACCTGGCCGTGCGGTCGTCGCACTCGGCCTTCTTCGGCTCGCTCCAGGCGCGCGGGTTCGATCTCGACTTCCGCCTCGCCGACGACCCCAAGCTCTCGCTCCACCGCTACGGCCAGTACCTCTACGACggcctcgtcctcttcgcccccTCCACCCCAC GTTTTGGTGGATCAGTGGACCAGAACGCAGTCCTCGAATTTATCGATGCTGGGCATGACATGATCTTGGCGGCAGATTCCTCCGCCTCTGATCTTATTCGTGGCATTGCAACAGAGTGCGGGGTTGATTTTGATGAG GATCCAGAGGCAATGGTTATTGACCACATTAACTATGCCGTCACGGATGTTGAAGGTGATCACACCTTGATCGCTGGTGATGATCTTATCCAGTCTGATGTGATACTGGGGTCTAAAAAGATTGAG GCTCCTGTATTGTTTCGAGGAATTGGACACATGGCTAATCCATCAAACAGTTTG GTTCTGAAAGTCCTATCTGCCTCTCCATCAGCATATTCAGCTAACCCAAAGACTAAGTTGTCGTCTCCTCCATCGCTCACTGGGTCAGCTATATCATTGGTTTCGGTTATGCAG GCAAGAAATAATGCTCGGGTGCTGATATCTGGATCACTCGATCTGTTTAGCAACCG GTTCCTGAAGTCTGGTGTTCAAAAGGCTGGTAGCAAAACGAG ATATGAGAGGGCTGGAAATGAGCAATTTGTGACCGAGACAAGCAAATGGGTTTTCCATGAGAGGGGGCATCTAAAG GCTGTTAATGTTAAGCATCACAAGGTTGGGGAGACCAATGAACCAGGCATGTACCGCATAAATGATGACCTG GAATACTCTGTTGAGATCTATGAATGGTCTGGAACAAGCTGGAAGCCATATGTTGCTGATGATGTGCAACTTCAATTTTTTATGATGAGTCCTTATGTTCTGAAAACTATGTCGACGGACAACAAG GGTTTATAttcaacatccttcaaagttcCTGATGTTTATGGAGTTTTCCAGTTCAAAGTTGAGTACCAAAGATTGGGATATACTGGTCTGTCTTTTACAAAGCAG ATTCCAGTATGCCCTTACAAGCATAATGAGTATGAGAGATTCATAACATCAGCTTACCCATACTACACTGCCTCATTTTCAACA ATGGGTGCTTTCTTCATTTTCTCACTTGTGTACCTGTACCACAAATAA